A portion of the Desulfopila inferna genome contains these proteins:
- a CDS encoding fructose-bisphosphatase class III: MSVDTTATAQTTKKETQEDDIRINEIDKLASQLLQMEIDLNCNIPTTLWISDLHGEGDRFKSILRGRFGLLYQTCREALPNTFSSNKIQYLVSIIRKKRFFEDEEIYMDRQDVIFCLLQVLRYKLANVRYRTDDIFLPEFNIIIKRLLSGSPVPDPIFEETLISERLIAHLSHSIRQVLLDRIQVLGDIFDRGPQPDKIIRILSSGYYKNMVDYVLGNHDILWLGAAAGNKSLIAETMRITCRYDHFEFMERLSFDSSKLAEFARKTYPEKTVTGNFKAKTEMGRSMEKALAIIQFKLEEQTIRDFPDYEMHFRLWLDRLAKMLKSGDTDGLNDVSFPTIDLDNPGALTKEEQQVIDDLEDQFRHNRKLKRLLKYFFTSGRTYSIHNNILNIHALVPSTEDGEFEEFLGRRGKRLLDYIQETIRRVGRNYLDDKPQDPKDQALFFYLWCGPKSPFFGKHAMKTFERYFIKDKKTHKENTLYWQHNLTTDAFKKKLQQEFGVQRVVFGHTPVDYLKGRHMASEDGIAINVDGGFAAAYYNRGHALVHTPHQLYGIILPTPDEIQKAEKNLESAPLDIQLIDEFRQPMKKKDTVEGKVLKTERDKLLKIIRNFTL; encoded by the coding sequence ATGAGCGTCGATACTACCGCCACGGCACAAACAACGAAGAAAGAGACACAGGAAGATGATATCCGCATAAATGAAATTGACAAGCTTGCCAGTCAGCTTCTTCAGATGGAAATCGACCTGAACTGCAATATTCCCACTACTCTCTGGATCAGCGATCTGCATGGCGAAGGGGATCGCTTCAAGTCGATTCTCAGAGGGCGGTTCGGGCTGCTCTATCAGACCTGCCGGGAGGCGCTGCCCAACACCTTCAGCTCCAACAAAATCCAGTATCTGGTCTCCATCATCAGGAAGAAAAGATTTTTCGAGGACGAGGAAATTTATATGGACAGGCAGGACGTCATTTTCTGTCTGCTTCAGGTACTCCGCTACAAGCTTGCCAATGTTCGCTACCGCACCGATGATATTTTTCTACCGGAATTCAACATAATCATTAAACGCTTATTATCCGGTTCTCCTGTCCCCGATCCCATTTTCGAAGAAACGCTGATCTCCGAGAGACTTATTGCGCACCTCTCTCACTCCATCCGCCAGGTTCTCCTTGACCGCATCCAGGTTTTGGGAGACATATTCGACCGCGGCCCTCAACCGGATAAAATTATCCGTATCCTCTCCTCGGGCTACTATAAAAACATGGTTGACTATGTCCTGGGCAACCACGATATCCTCTGGCTGGGAGCGGCAGCAGGCAACAAGTCGCTGATCGCGGAAACCATGCGGATTACCTGCAGATACGATCACTTCGAGTTTATGGAAAGACTCAGTTTTGACAGCTCAAAACTCGCGGAATTTGCCCGCAAGACATATCCCGAAAAAACCGTCACCGGGAATTTCAAGGCCAAAACGGAGATGGGCAGATCAATGGAAAAGGCCCTGGCCATTATCCAGTTTAAACTGGAAGAGCAGACCATACGGGATTTTCCCGATTATGAAATGCACTTCAGGCTCTGGCTGGACAGACTGGCAAAAATGCTTAAAAGCGGCGACACCGATGGTCTTAACGATGTATCATTTCCGACCATTGATCTCGATAATCCTGGAGCGCTTACCAAGGAAGAACAGCAGGTTATCGACGACCTCGAAGATCAGTTCCGGCACAACAGAAAACTGAAAAGACTTTTGAAATACTTTTTTACCAGCGGCAGAACCTATAGTATTCATAATAATATTCTCAATATTCATGCCCTGGTTCCCTCCACTGAAGACGGGGAGTTTGAGGAGTTTCTTGGGCGACGCGGCAAACGCCTGCTCGATTATATCCAGGAAACCATACGCCGGGTCGGCAGAAACTACCTGGACGACAAACCGCAGGATCCCAAAGACCAGGCGCTTTTCTTTTATCTGTGGTGCGGGCCGAAATCCCCCTTTTTCGGCAAGCATGCCATGAAAACATTTGAGAGATACTTTATTAAAGATAAAAAAACCCATAAAGAAAATACCCTTTACTGGCAGCACAACCTTACAACCGATGCTTTTAAGAAGAAGCTGCAGCAGGAATTTGGTGTTCAGCGTGTGGTTTTCGGCCATACCCCGGTCGATTATCTCAAGGGCCGCCATATGGCCAGCGAAGACGGCATTGCCATCAACGTGGATGGAGGATTTGCCGCAGCTTACTATAATCGGGGCCATGCGCTGGTGCATACTCCTCATCAACTCTATGGAATCATACTCCCCACCCCGGATGAAATCCAAAAGGCCGAGAAAAATCTTGAGTCGGCGCCGCTCGACATTCAACTTATCGATGAATTTCGGCAGCCAATGAAGAAAAAAGATACTGTTGAAGGCAAGGTACTCAAGACTGAACGAGACAAGCTCTTAAAGATTATTCGCAATTTTACCTTATGA
- the dnaE gene encoding DNA polymerase III subunit alpha translates to MSAGFVHLHVHTQYSLLDGAIRLSDLLKKCREYGMDSVAITDHGAMYGALEFYQKAKKEGIKPIVGCEFYMAPQNRNDKKQISGVSAYHIVLLAMDATGYKNLMKLASIAQFEGFYYKPRIDMEVLAAHSEGLIALTGCLQGQIPWLIRKKDMPGAMKKAQELIDIFGDRLYLELQENGMDEQREVNKGLLQLGKELGIKLVATNDCHYLNREEAHAHEVLLCIQTGKTITDPKHFSFPTDEFYFKSPDSMKQSFSYCPESIASTVEIAERCNLELDFSDYHFPKFPIPEGETLESMFLNACRKGLKQRFAAMQKAGTFSAEVEKIYTERLENEMDVINTMGFPGYFLIVADFINWAQAQGIPVGPGRGSGAGSLAAYCMRITNIDPIPYGLIFERFLNIERKSMPDFDIDFCQDRRGEVIEYVRRKYGGAQHVAQIVTYGSMKARGVIRDVGRAMDIPFGEVDKIAKLVPDQLKMTIKKAIKEEPKLQDAADKDPRIAELLRVSKTLEGLARHTSTHAAGVVVSPKPMVEYLPTCKGSKDETLTQYDMKHTEMTGLIKFDFLGLKTLTVIDKALQHIRIDIGKELDIDAIPMDDIKTYDLLCRGDALGVFQLESSGMRELLVKLAPQQFTDLIALVALYRPGPLDSGMVDDFVETKHGRAAANYPLPQIKSVLEETYGVIVYQEQVMKIANILANYSLGDADILRRAMGKKIAAVMDEERVKFMEGAAENGIPQDKAKHIFDLMAKFAGYGFNKSHSAAYALISYQTAYLKAHYPAQFMTALLSCDMNNTDKVVRYISECKDQKIEVLPPDINESVKDFSVIDDRIRFGLAAVKNVGGSALDSIIEEREEGGKYTSLSDFCSRIDSRRVNSRVIESLIKSGSFDSLGFRRSQLMASVDRAMEQAKAIQRDKQSGQMSLFAVAPAAEPTDTAAITMPDLEEWDERQRLAFEKETVGFYITGHPLDDTISEIKTIVDSDIHNLSEFGDEQAVRIGGLIKSCKQLKSKKGDLMAFLSVEDTLEAVEVVVFPDTFSRCHEILTSTEPVIVQGTVQKDERGAKIIADSIFSLAEAREKFTELIKVRLDSDKITRQRLDALKKILYQFHGSCPLLLTLHFSGKGEVDIDVVKDLTIRPCRELSDRVEELLGYQALHYRKRPVELNGRKRWNGKNGRNGNGKGAH, encoded by the coding sequence ATGAGTGCCGGATTCGTTCATCTTCACGTTCACACACAATATAGCCTACTTGACGGTGCCATCCGTCTTTCCGACCTGCTGAAAAAATGCCGTGAATACGGAATGGACAGCGTCGCCATCACCGATCATGGCGCGATGTACGGCGCCCTGGAATTCTACCAGAAGGCCAAAAAAGAAGGCATAAAGCCGATTGTGGGATGTGAATTCTACATGGCTCCACAAAACAGAAACGACAAAAAACAGATCTCCGGAGTCAGCGCCTACCATATTGTCCTGCTGGCCATGGATGCAACCGGGTATAAGAACCTGATGAAACTGGCCTCCATTGCCCAGTTTGAAGGCTTTTACTATAAGCCGAGAATCGACATGGAAGTGCTGGCGGCGCACAGCGAAGGATTAATAGCCCTCACCGGCTGTCTGCAGGGTCAGATTCCCTGGCTGATTCGAAAAAAAGATATGCCGGGCGCCATGAAGAAGGCGCAGGAGCTTATCGATATCTTCGGTGACAGGCTCTATCTGGAACTGCAGGAAAACGGCATGGATGAGCAGAGAGAAGTCAACAAAGGCCTGCTGCAGCTCGGCAAGGAACTGGGAATTAAACTGGTTGCCACCAATGACTGCCATTATCTTAACCGGGAAGAAGCGCATGCCCACGAAGTACTCCTCTGCATTCAGACCGGCAAAACCATAACCGACCCAAAACATTTCTCTTTTCCTACAGACGAGTTCTATTTCAAGTCGCCGGATTCGATGAAGCAGAGTTTTTCCTATTGCCCTGAATCCATTGCTTCCACCGTCGAAATTGCGGAGCGGTGCAACCTGGAACTGGATTTCAGCGACTACCATTTCCCGAAATTTCCGATTCCCGAAGGGGAAACGCTTGAATCGATGTTCCTCAATGCCTGCAGGAAAGGATTGAAGCAGCGTTTTGCGGCAATGCAGAAGGCCGGTACTTTCTCTGCCGAGGTAGAGAAGATCTACACGGAACGCCTTGAAAATGAAATGGATGTCATTAATACCATGGGCTTTCCCGGATATTTTCTGATAGTCGCCGACTTTATCAACTGGGCACAGGCCCAGGGGATTCCCGTCGGTCCGGGAAGAGGTTCGGGCGCCGGCAGCCTGGCGGCATACTGCATGCGCATCACCAATATCGATCCCATCCCCTACGGCCTCATCTTTGAGCGTTTCCTCAATATCGAAAGAAAGTCGATGCCTGATTTCGATATCGATTTCTGCCAGGACCGCCGCGGCGAGGTTATTGAATACGTGCGCAGGAAATACGGCGGCGCTCAACATGTTGCCCAGATTGTCACCTACGGATCGATGAAGGCACGGGGTGTTATCCGCGATGTCGGCCGGGCCATGGACATTCCCTTCGGCGAGGTTGATAAGATCGCCAAGCTTGTTCCCGATCAGTTAAAGATGACGATCAAAAAGGCAATAAAGGAAGAGCCGAAATTGCAGGATGCCGCCGACAAGGATCCGCGGATTGCCGAATTGTTGCGGGTCTCGAAGACCCTGGAGGGCCTGGCCAGGCACACATCCACCCATGCCGCAGGAGTTGTGGTCTCTCCCAAGCCGATGGTCGAGTACCTGCCTACCTGCAAAGGAAGCAAAGATGAGACGCTGACCCAGTACGACATGAAGCATACCGAGATGACAGGTCTCATCAAGTTTGATTTCCTGGGCTTAAAAACCCTCACCGTTATCGACAAGGCGTTGCAGCACATCCGCATTGATATAGGCAAAGAGCTCGATATTGATGCCATTCCCATGGATGACATCAAGACCTATGATCTCCTCTGTCGTGGCGATGCCCTCGGTGTTTTTCAGCTGGAAAGCTCGGGCATGCGGGAACTCTTGGTCAAGCTTGCTCCGCAGCAGTTTACCGATTTGATCGCCCTGGTGGCACTCTACCGACCCGGTCCTCTTGATTCCGGCATGGTCGATGACTTTGTCGAAACAAAACACGGCAGAGCAGCAGCCAATTATCCCCTGCCCCAGATAAAGTCGGTTCTGGAAGAAACCTACGGCGTTATCGTCTACCAGGAACAGGTTATGAAAATAGCCAACATCCTGGCGAACTACTCTCTGGGCGATGCGGACATCCTCAGACGCGCCATGGGCAAGAAGATCGCTGCAGTAATGGATGAAGAACGGGTCAAATTCATGGAGGGAGCCGCGGAAAACGGTATTCCGCAAGACAAAGCTAAACATATTTTTGATCTTATGGCAAAATTCGCCGGATATGGTTTCAATAAATCCCACTCCGCCGCCTACGCCCTGATCTCTTACCAGACCGCCTACCTCAAAGCCCATTACCCGGCACAGTTTATGACGGCACTGCTGTCATGCGATATGAACAATACCGATAAGGTGGTGCGCTATATCAGTGAGTGCAAGGATCAAAAAATTGAAGTTCTGCCTCCGGATATTAATGAAAGCGTCAAGGATTTCAGCGTCATCGACGACCGCATCAGATTTGGACTGGCTGCAGTCAAAAATGTCGGCGGCTCAGCCCTTGATTCGATCATCGAAGAACGTGAAGAAGGGGGCAAATACACCTCACTCAGTGATTTCTGCAGCCGGATCGACTCCCGCAGAGTCAACTCCAGGGTCATTGAAAGTCTTATCAAATCAGGTTCCTTTGACTCGCTCGGTTTCAGAAGGTCGCAGCTCATGGCCAGTGTCGACAGAGCTATGGAACAGGCCAAGGCCATCCAGCGCGACAAACAGAGCGGTCAGATGTCGCTCTTTGCCGTCGCCCCGGCGGCCGAACCGACCGATACTGCAGCGATTACCATGCCCGACCTCGAGGAGTGGGATGAGCGGCAGAGACTGGCCTTTGAAAAAGAGACGGTGGGATTCTATATCACCGGCCATCCCCTGGATGATACCATCAGTGAAATCAAAACGATAGTTGACAGTGATATTCACAATCTCAGTGAGTTCGGAGACGAACAGGCGGTACGCATTGGCGGATTGATAAAAAGCTGCAAACAGCTGAAGAGCAAAAAGGGCGACCTCATGGCCTTCCTTTCGGTCGAGGATACTCTGGAGGCCGTAGAGGTCGTTGTTTTTCCGGACACCTTCTCCCGATGTCATGAAATCCTGACATCCACGGAACCCGTTATCGTCCAGGGCACCGTTCAGAAGGATGAACGGGGGGCAAAGATCATCGCCGATTCCATATTCTCACTTGCCGAAGCCAGAGAAAAATTCACGGAGCTCATTAAAGTGCGGCTGGATTCCGACAAAATTACACGGCAGCGTCTTGATGCTCTGAAAAAAATTCTTTATCAATTTCACGGCAGCTGTCCGCTTTTGTTGACTCTGCATTTTAGCGGCAAGGGCGAGGTTGATATCGATGTAGTAAAAGACCTGACCATCCGTCCCTGCCGTGAACTCTCTGATAGGGTCGAGGAACTTCTGGGCTATCAAGCACTCCACTACCGCAAACGGCCAGTCGAATTAAACGGCAGAAAGAGATGGAACGGCAAAAACGGCAGGAACGGAAACGGCAAAGGAGCACACTGA
- a CDS encoding fructose-bisphosphatase class II family protein, whose protein sequence is MNKNYGMEIVRATEIAALTSARIQGLGNEDEILNNARAAITTTLNRLQINGHLINDRFTKREGTIKIPAQLGEGGPDMDLMAVALEGHHSAADGLNNATSYAVIAQKDSIQSVPNLSMYKIVVGPRVGPVIDINQPPTINVKRVARALRKYTDNVTVCILNQARHQKLIKEVRSCGARIKLIDEGEISGCFSAIIGEKADIYMGYGYAPEGVMVAAAISCLGGYFEGRIFYENDRDRDEATEHGIYDFEKTFRAQDLIRSKEVAIAATGITDGEFLEGVRFTSDGAITSSFVARGETFTHRKIETTHFFDYTPVF, encoded by the coding sequence ATGAATAAGAATTACGGAATGGAAATAGTCCGGGCGACTGAAATTGCGGCCCTTACCTCCGCCAGAATCCAGGGACTCGGCAATGAGGATGAAATCCTCAACAATGCCAGGGCCGCCATAACCACCACACTGAACAGGCTGCAGATAAACGGGCACCTGATCAATGACAGATTCACCAAGCGGGAAGGGACTATCAAGATTCCGGCGCAGCTCGGCGAAGGCGGACCGGATATGGACCTGATGGCTGTCGCTCTAGAAGGTCACCATTCCGCCGCTGACGGTCTTAACAATGCCACTTCCTATGCGGTTATCGCTCAAAAAGACTCCATTCAATCCGTGCCTAATCTGAGCATGTATAAGATCGTGGTGGGACCGCGGGTAGGCCCCGTCATCGATATCAATCAGCCGCCGACGATCAACGTCAAGCGGGTGGCCAGGGCTCTGCGCAAATACACCGACAACGTCACGGTCTGTATTCTCAATCAGGCCAGACACCAGAAGCTCATTAAAGAAGTTCGCAGCTGCGGCGCGCGTATCAAACTCATAGACGAAGGTGAGATATCAGGCTGCTTCTCAGCAATCATCGGCGAGAAGGCCGATATTTATATGGGATATGGGTATGCTCCCGAAGGTGTAATGGTGGCTGCGGCAATCAGCTGTCTCGGCGGATATTTTGAAGGAAGGATCTTTTATGAAAACGACCGCGACCGTGATGAGGCCACGGAACATGGCATATATGATTTCGAGAAAACCTTCAGGGCTCAGGACCTGATTCGTTCAAAGGAAGTGGCCATTGCTGCAACCGGCATAACCGACGGTGAATTTCTTGAAGGTGTCCGTTTTACCTCGGACGGAGCCATTACCAGCTCTTTTGTCGCCCGCGGTGAAACCTTTACCCACAGAAAAATAGAGACCACCCACTTTTTTGATTATACTCCTGTTTTTTAG
- a CDS encoding alpha/beta fold hydrolase encodes MREEDLVHRYTEEIRNYIVAEFVQKMTAGHDGAELRCLLPRKKESETALVILGGRTEFIEKYSELIFDLRPLDTSIYSYDHRGQGLSQRALQDGHKGHVEDFGEYVEDLKIFLKDIVGNRYRYVFVLAHSMGGAVAAAFQLKYPGYLDGAILSAPMFGINCFPLSPTLAAWIAGSAIVFGYGERYIPGGSPYREGAPFHENLFTSSKVRFKINQELIRRDPLVALGAPTNRWLKEALVAAETALARAGELDIPILLLQSGSDKVVSSRAQKLFCERAPNCQLRVITGARHELLMERDLLRDQAIRLIIDFIQENKTSPGKPVNRPGLC; translated from the coding sequence TTGCGGGAAGAAGATCTTGTCCACCGGTATACTGAGGAAATACGGAATTATATTGTTGCTGAATTTGTCCAGAAAATGACGGCAGGTCATGATGGAGCTGAGCTGCGTTGTCTTCTGCCTAGAAAAAAGGAGTCGGAGACGGCCCTTGTCATACTGGGAGGAAGAACAGAATTTATCGAAAAGTATTCAGAGCTTATCTTCGATCTGCGCCCGCTCGATACTTCCATCTACAGCTATGACCACCGCGGCCAGGGCTTATCGCAGCGTGCCTTGCAGGATGGGCATAAGGGGCATGTCGAAGACTTTGGGGAATATGTTGAAGATCTGAAAATTTTCCTCAAGGATATCGTCGGAAACCGCTACCGGTATGTTTTTGTTCTTGCTCATTCCATGGGCGGTGCGGTTGCCGCTGCCTTCCAGCTGAAATATCCGGGTTATCTTGACGGAGCAATACTCTCTGCACCGATGTTCGGCATAAACTGTTTCCCTCTGTCACCGACCCTGGCCGCATGGATCGCCGGAAGTGCTATTGTCTTTGGATATGGCGAAAGGTATATACCCGGCGGCTCACCTTACAGGGAGGGGGCTCCATTTCATGAGAATCTCTTTACCTCAAGCAAAGTGCGCTTTAAAATCAACCAGGAGCTTATCCGCAGAGATCCGCTCGTTGCTCTTGGCGCTCCCACCAACAGGTGGCTGAAGGAGGCCCTGGTTGCTGCCGAAACAGCGCTTGCTAGGGCAGGGGAACTGGATATTCCCATACTCCTGCTGCAGAGCGGCAGTGACAAGGTTGTCTCATCTCGCGCTCAGAAGCTGTTCTGCGAAAGAGCGCCCAACTGTCAACTGCGCGTTATTACGGGGGCCCGTCATGAGCTGTTGATGGAAAGAGATCTTCTGCGCGATCAGGCCATTCGGTTGATCATTGATTTTATACAGGAAAATAAGACTAGCCCCGGAAAGCCGGTAAACCGGCCGGGACTCTGTTAA
- a CDS encoding OmpA/MotB family protein produces the protein MTAKIPFHHLKSDKLPPGQFTSLRRYQTDSGLNEPAGKHFICRLDDASLRSLSEKSSHWSVAWSDLMMTMFILFLSLFVYQAAHKDFLVSDKAEVLGGETQAATQMAAPDETAFPFVAIKPAAPLMTAGTIRKVEPVTIKDVDLDRFFSSLEVEKTLAELARETPVIATKPVKKPEEHIPVAQSSDTPEKPVQPVQPNPQTPETINPQPQHRIELRETEQPLQIAAEEPAESVIQPRPLRINPDAERSVNELFTQSRETLDNYNLADFASIDLVPDKAVRIVLTGDLLFNVGEASLSERAVNSLEKIAAAISTTAHRIHIEGHTDDLPIAAGRYANNWELSMARAKAVAVFLIEDMGMDPDQFVISGYSSYQPIVPNTTSENRAANRRVEIVVAQNPEQPKIATLEHSAALYR, from the coding sequence ATGACCGCAAAGATTCCATTCCACCACCTCAAATCCGACAAACTGCCTCCCGGGCAATTCACCAGTCTGAGAAGATACCAAACGGATTCCGGCCTCAACGAACCCGCCGGAAAACATTTCATCTGCCGGTTGGACGACGCTTCTCTCAGGTCCCTCTCGGAGAAGAGTTCCCACTGGTCGGTTGCCTGGTCCGATCTGATGATGACCATGTTTATCCTTTTTCTCTCCCTGTTTGTCTATCAGGCTGCTCATAAAGATTTTCTTGTCAGCGACAAAGCCGAAGTTCTCGGAGGCGAGACCCAGGCGGCTACCCAGATGGCCGCGCCGGACGAAACCGCTTTTCCCTTTGTGGCAATCAAACCCGCCGCACCTCTGATGACAGCGGGGACCATACGAAAGGTTGAGCCTGTCACCATCAAGGATGTCGATCTGGACAGGTTTTTCTCCAGTCTGGAAGTGGAAAAGACCCTTGCCGAACTGGCCAGAGAGACCCCGGTGATCGCAACCAAGCCGGTAAAAAAACCTGAAGAGCACATTCCGGTAGCTCAGTCTTCAGACACACCTGAAAAGCCGGTTCAGCCGGTTCAGCCGAATCCGCAGACCCCTGAAACCATAAATCCGCAGCCGCAGCACCGTATTGAATTGAGAGAGACAGAGCAACCGCTGCAAATAGCCGCAGAGGAGCCTGCCGAGAGTGTTATTCAGCCACGCCCCCTGAGAATCAATCCGGACGCTGAAAGGTCCGTCAATGAACTCTTTACCCAGAGTAGGGAAACACTTGATAATTACAATCTTGCTGATTTTGCCTCAATCGATCTGGTCCCCGATAAAGCCGTACGCATTGTCCTTACCGGAGATCTTCTTTTTAATGTCGGAGAGGCCTCACTCTCAGAGCGGGCTGTCAATTCGCTCGAAAAAATAGCCGCCGCAATAAGCACCACAGCACATCGTATTCATATCGAGGGGCACACCGACGACCTGCCCATTGCCGCAGGGCGTTATGCCAATAACTGGGAACTCTCCATGGCCAGAGCCAAGGCAGTCGCTGTTTTTCTCATTGAAGATATGGGCATGGATCCGGACCAGTTCGTTATCAGCGGCTATTCTTCGTACCAGCCGATTGTCCCTAACACTACCTCCGAAAACAGAGCGGCTAACAGAAGGGTTGAAATTGTTGTCGCCCAAAATCCGGAACAGCCGAAAATTGCCACCCTTGAACACTCAGCTGCACTCTACCGATAA
- a CDS encoding motility protein A — MIIKNILGLLFCTALFCMGFVLNGNFSLYFNLSGLLIVLGGTLAATLLSFRWEQISIAARVTMSSYNRQQKTEKEIIQTLIDLSVKSRAEGILSLQKEEEDETSILFLRRALGCLVDGYRVDQIQEILSTEMYFFRLRRDDLERVLKSIADYFPTFGIIGSVVGLITMLSGIGDTAVILKAVPIALTSTLYGLIFSNFFFLPFAANLRERTNHELLLQKIISEGIIAIDSEINPIVLKTKLDSYLTPSERTGDRHPPASIRERFNLEEESPTESGRLEFNLENIR; from the coding sequence ATGATTATTAAAAACATACTTGGCCTGCTTTTCTGTACCGCCCTTTTTTGCATGGGTTTTGTCCTCAACGGCAATTTCAGTTTATACTTCAATCTCTCCGGGTTGCTCATCGTGCTCGGCGGAACGCTGGCTGCAACCCTGCTCAGTTTCAGATGGGAGCAGATCTCCATAGCAGCGCGGGTAACCATGTCATCCTATAACCGTCAACAAAAAACGGAGAAAGAGATCATCCAGACACTCATCGATCTCTCCGTCAAGTCCCGCGCAGAAGGCATACTTTCCCTGCAGAAGGAAGAAGAGGATGAAACCTCGATTCTTTTTTTGCGCCGGGCTCTCGGGTGTCTGGTGGACGGCTACAGAGTCGATCAAATCCAGGAAATACTCAGCACGGAGATGTATTTCTTCAGGCTGCGCCGCGATGATTTAGAACGTGTACTCAAAAGCATAGCAGACTATTTTCCAACTTTCGGGATCATAGGTTCAGTGGTAGGACTGATCACCATGCTCAGCGGAATAGGCGATACCGCCGTTATCCTCAAAGCCGTACCCATAGCTCTGACCTCGACTCTGTACGGCCTGATATTTTCGAATTTCTTCTTTCTCCCCTTTGCCGCCAACCTGAGAGAGAGGACCAACCACGAACTGCTTCTCCAGAAAATCATCTCCGAAGGAATAATTGCAATCGACTCGGAAATCAATCCCATCGTTCTAAAGACCAAACTTGACTCCTACCTCACCCCCTCCGAAAGGACTGGAGACCGGCACCCACCTGCATCTATCAGGGAGCGCTTCAATCTTGAAGAAGAAAGCCCGACTGAATCCGGCAGGCTCGAATTTAATCTGGAAAACATTCGCTAG